The Candidatus Defluviibacterium haderslevense DNA window TCAAAGTTTCAGTCTTGGCAATCTGACCAAATTATGGAATAGAGATCTGGGCTATTATGGAGGTTTTAGATATGGTAGTTCCATACAATTTGATCCAAATGCTAGATCTCAAAGGACGATATTATCTGAATTGGATAGTTTGGGCAATCCACTTACCGATGCAGATGTTGCTTTTGATAATGTGAAGTATGTTAATGGTTGGAGTGCATTACTTTCCTTAGCCTATAAATTTAATTCTAATCACAGTTTGTCATTACTCTATATGCCTAATTTCATAGGAATTAACAGTCTGCGAGATGGAATAGGTTATGGGGACATCATTTATAAATATGAAATTACAAAAAGTCAATTTTATGAACAAAGAAAGCAGATAGTCTATCAATTAAAATCGGAGCACTATTTTCCAAAAACTAAATTGAAAATGGATATCAATGCTTCCTATAGTCAAGGAAATAGTAATGCACCAGATTTTAAAAAATTAGAGTTTTTTGCCAATGATGATTTTGTTTATTTCTATGATAAAACAAAATCATATATCAATAGAGATTTTCGATATTTGTCCGAAGATATTTTCGATTCAAAATTAATATTTGACTTGCCTTTAGGCAATCAACCTGGTATAGCAAGAAAATTAAAATTTGGTGGAGCCTTTCAAAGAATTGATAAAATTTATGATCAGTACAATTATAATCTAAATTTTAATAATGTAAGTCCTTATATTACTAATAATGATTTGGATACCTACTTTGCTTCCAATCGATTTGATGTGGGCACGAGCAGTTCTGGTGGTACAGATCATAAGAGTTTGGACTTTTATTACGGCAGACCTGATGTAGCGGCTAATCATACTTTTGGATTGAGTAATATTTCGTCAGGTTTCGTTTTATTAGATTACACTTTATTTAAATCTTTACGAGTTTCAGGAGGTTTACGAGTAGAACATACAGATCTTCGGACTGATGCAATAGAATACGATAAGTTGAAATATAAAAGAGATGATCCAAGAAGAGTTGGTCTTGGACAATCATTTATTTTTAATCCAGGATCATTGAATAGCGTGGACTACTTACCAAGCATAAATGTTATTTATAAAATCAAACAAGATGACATTGCCCCAATCAATCTAAGATTAAATTATGGTAGATCCATAGCACGACCAAGTCTAAGAGAATATTCTGAGGCAATAGTTTTTGATTATGAGCTTAATTCACAAGTGATTGGAAATTCATTGTTGAAAATAGTTGAAATTGATAATTACGATATTCGATTTGAATCCTATTTCAAATCAGGAAATAATATATCGCTGAGTTTATTTTATAAAAATTTTAAAAATCATATTGAATTGGTTCAAGGTTATACCTGGACCAATGCATTAGAATCCAGAGTTTTTGGTCTTGAATTGGATGGAAGCGTTCAATTGTTTAAAGGATGTGATTTCAAGGCCAATGTGTCATTAGTGGACTCTAAAACAAATATTGAAGTTAATCAATTAACGATTTATAACTTCGTTAGAACATGGACACCCAAAGATACCATTACCCGAACCATGTATGGTCAAGCACCATTTGTTATCAATGGTATTTTAAGTTATAATTTTGAAAAAATCGGTTTGGTGAGTACCATTGGTTATAATATACAGGGCCCAAGATTGGTGCTGACCTCATTTGGTACTGCACCTGATGTATATGAATTGCCCAGACATTTACTAGATTTTAAAATATCTAAATCCATTGGAAAACATTTATCCCTAAGTATTTCAATAAAAGATATATTGAATTCTCCAATAAGAAGATCTTACAAATATAAGGAAGGATTTATTCTGGATTTTGACAGATATCAATATGGTACAAATTATGTTTTGGGAATTTCGTATAAAATTTAAAATTCGTTCATAAATGGCTGCAATGAAAATAATGTTCTCCTCCCTTTTATTTTTCGTCATTTGTCAGCATATACTTTATGCTCAAATTGAAAATGTGATCGTGGAAAATTATTATGTTTCTGATTCAGCAGATGCGACAAATACGATAGGAGGTCCATTAGCCATAGGATCAAAGACCTGCAGAATTTTTGTGGTATTGAAACCCGGATCAAAAATTAAGAAGATATATGGTGATGCCAATCATGCATTGAAAATTTCAAGTACAGCTCCTTTTTTTAATCATACTGAAGATGGTCAAAGTTTTGCAAAGGATTTCAGCAAGAGTAGATATTATAATAATACGGTTGGACTTGATAGTTGGATAACCATAGGTCAGACCACTAAGTCTAGTTCAAAAACATATTTTGGTATTTTGAAAGAATGGGATAGAGATCATTCTTTTATTGGAGGTTTTAACAATGATGGAGGAAGTGCTTCCGTTCAAAATGGGCTTCTTAAAAATACGTCTAATGCATTAGGGATTCCTTTATTTGTAGCTGATGGAATGGATACCATGTCGAATGTTCCTACATCATGGGCTAATTATGGATTTGAAGATATCTCAACCGGGGAAGATACTACCATTTTCGGGTCTACTCCATCTCGTTCTTTTTTAATCAGTAATAACATAGGATTACAAAATTCTGGAGTGGCTGGAGTCTTACCAAATAATAACCATGTATTGATCGCACAGCTCACGACCTTGGGAGACATTTCTTTTGAACTGAATTTGGAAGTGGAACAAATAGATGGAGCGAATAAAAAAGTTGTTAAATATGTTGCGAATAATCAAGTCCTTCTGACTGATGAAATCTTTAGTCCATTTCTAAAATATCCACAAGTATGCGGGTGCAAAGATCCGAATTACCTTGAGGCGCAATCCAATTATGCTTGTGAATCTAAGGATTCTTGCAAAACCTTAATCGTGTTTGGTTGTATGGATACCTTAGCTTGCAATTACAATTCAAAGGCTAATTTTAAAATTTCTACCTTATGTTGTTATGTGGGTTTTTGTAATGATTTGGATTTAAAAGTAGTTTGTCCTGATTTGAAAATTCGCGATCAATCAGAAGAATACTTACAATATAAAATTTTTCCAAATCCTGCTCAAGATCAAATTGAAATTCAATTTGTTTCAGCCGTTCATGATCAAACTTTTTTTGAAATCTATGATTCTTATGGTAGAATAGTAAATAAGAAAAATAAAATAGTTACATCAAGAAACGTAATTGATGTAAAGAATTTTGAAAATGGATTATATTTCATTAGAATATTTTCAAATGGCGGATATGTTGAAAAGAAATTTGTTAAAATCTAATTTGGCATATTGATTGATTTTCTTCAAAAATATTAATAATGTATTGGTCTAATAAAATATATACTTGTATTTGTTTGTTTTGTGTATTGATTTTGATTTTCAGTTGTGAGGATCATACAGAACCTACCGTAACCAAAGAATTTGGAACTGTAAGTGACGTCGATGGAAATTCCTATAAAACAGTTAAAATTGGAAATCAATGGTGGATGGCAGAAAATCTAAAAGTGTCTAAATTTCGCAATGGTACAACAATTAATCAATCTCAAGATCCAATGCTCTGGCAACATAAAACAGCGGCATATTGTATTTATGAAAATAATAAGACTGCCCCTGGATATTTATATAATTATTATGCCGTAATTGATAGCAATCAACTTGCACCTCTGGGTTGGCATATACCTACAGATGAGGAATGGAAGACATTGGAGACGTTTTTGGGAATGAGTTCTTCAGAAACAGATCTTGTTAATTGGCGAGGCTCAGGCCAAGGTGATAAATTAAAAATTGAAGCACCTCAAGGATGGATAGTCTATAATAATATTTGGGGAACTAATGAAAGTGGTTTTTCTGCTCTTGCCGGCTCATGTAGACTTTTTAATGGAGTTTATGGAAATCCGGGTCTTAATAATAATGGTTTTTGGTGGTCTTCTTCCGAAAATAAAACTGAGGCTTGGTATCGTCATCTTGACTACAAAACGGCTAATGTTTTTAGATATTTTGGATCCAAAAATTATGGATTTAGTGTTCGATGTATTAAGGATTAATATTTGAATTTACTTTATAGAATATTTTTTATACTTAAAATCGAATTGATTTTTTGAATTTTATTTCTATTTTAAATTATTGTTAAGCCATGTTTTCATAAGGCTGTTATATTAATTCATCCTGCTTTACATTCAAAGTATTTATAAAATTCATAATTAGTTTATTTTTTTAATGCATAATAGGAATGCACATAACAATTTAGTAAAGGTTTGATAATGTGCATTTTCTTATTTCAATTTTATTCTATTCTACCTTTGACGTATAAATAATTATTTATTATCGTTTCAAATTTTAATTAAAAAAATCAAAAAAAAAATGAAAACAAAAATGTCAATCTCAAATTTTTTCGCAACAGCAGTAATTGCAATGCTAACCATAGCAAATACATATGCTCAAAACAATTTAGGAGAAGCTTGCGGCTGTCCTCCGGTTGCTAGCAGACTTACTGTAGACTTTGCAACACTAGCTGATGGATCACAAAATTTAACAGCTACTCACACGATTTTAACATGTGATAAAACATGGATTTTAAGCCAAAAATTTTATGTTGGAAATGGTAAGGATATAACCATTCAACCTGGTACTGTAGTTAAAGGAGAACCCGAAACAACGCCAGGAACTAGCCGTGATGGTGGTGTTCTTGTTATTTCTCGCGGAGCAAAAATTTTTGCTGCTGGTACTGAATCTTGTCCAATTGTTTTCACTACTACATTAGATCCTATGGATGGTACTTATGGTATTACCAACAAGGGTAAATGGGGTGGTGTAGTTATTTGTGGAACTGCTACAAACAATCTAGTTCATCCAGCAAATACTTATACTGGAACAAACGGATTCTTAGGTACTGGAGTTACAGGTATAGGATTTGTAGAAGGTTTTACAAATGTTGAATCTAGAATTTATTTTGGTGCTGGAGCAGGAGATCCAATCGCAACTACATTCGATGATAATGACAATTCAGGAATTGTTACTTATTGCTCCTTCCGTCATGGTGGTGAAATTATTGGAGCTGCTAATGAAATTAATGGTCTTACTTTATGTTCTGTAGGTAGAGGAACAACCATTCACCACATAGAAGTTGTTTCTAATTTAGATGATGGTATCGAATTTTTTGGTGGAACTGTAGACGTAAAATATGCATCTGTTTTATTCAATGATGATGATGGATTTGATTGGGATTTAGGCTATTCTGGAAGAGGTCAATTCTGGGTAGTTGTAAAAACAGATCAAGGTACTGCATCTGGAGGAGATAATGGTTTTGAAAGTGATAGTGATGATAATAAAACCAACTCTGCTACTTTATCTAATCCAACGGTTTATAATGCAACGTTTATAGGATCAAATAACATTAACGGAAACGGAACTCAGAAAGGTATTGCTGTTCAATGCAAAGAAAATACTGCAGGAACCATGAGAAACTGTGTATTAGCAAATTATAAAGTTGGTGCTAACTTTCAAAATGATGCTTCAAGACCATCAGGTTTAGATGCTTATGATAATTGGATTGCAGGAACACTAAAAGTTGAATGCAATACATTTGTTGGTAACACAACATTATTACAGGTAGATGCAACCACTCCAGCACCTTCTGATACACTAAAATTCTTAAATGATGGAAATCTTAAAGTAACTTCAATTCCAGGGTTTGATTATATCCATGGAATGAACGTTTCTACAAATGCAGTTACTGATGTTATGGATGCAATTCCTAATCCAAATTTATCTGTATCAGGATGTACAGCTGCACCGGTTGATGGATTTTTTACGCCCGCATTATACCGTGGAGCTTTCGAAGCTGGTAAAAAATCTTGGTTATCAATCTATTCATTGAATGCATTAATTGATCTTGAAAATGATTTAATACCATGTCCAACAGATGTGAACAAAGATGGAACAACGAATATCTCTGACTTCTTAGATTTATTAGGGGCGTTTAATCAATCTTGCGATTAATTTAATTATTTAATTTTTTAAAAAAAATAACAATGCAAAATATATTTAAAAAATATCTTTTAGGGCTGGTATTTGCCTTACTTGGTACCTACTCTTACGCTCAGGGTTTAGAGAATATCATAGTAGAAAAATATTACGTTTCTGATGCAGTTGATGCTGCCGGAAGTTCAGGTGCTTTACCTGTAGGTTCTGTAACTTACAGAGTATATGCTGACTTAGCTCCGAATTATGTATTTCAAGCTATATATGGAAATTTATCTCCAAGTCATGAACTAAAAGTTACTTCTTCAACTACATTTTTTAACAATGAAGATTTCGGTGGAAAAACACCTCCTACAACAAGTTTAACTAACATCAGAAAAAATTCAGTGATGTTGGATTCTTGGTTCTCAGTAGGTGGAGCAACTTCTGCTAAAGTAGCTATTTTAAAAAATGATGATACAGATGGTGCTGTTGTAAATAATACAACACCTATAATGTTACAGAATGCAGATCCTTCTGCAGGAGTAGCTATTAGCGTTAAAGACGGTATGATTGCCGGAACTCCTGAAGCAGTAACTTTTGTGGGTTTTACTACAGAGTTAGATGTATTTGATGGAACAAGTCAAGTTGGTGGTTCATTTTCTACGTTCAATGGATCTGTTGCTTCTTTAAATGGATCTTCTGGTCCAACTGCAGACAATAGAGTATTGTTAGGTCAATTTACAACTGATGGTGTATTTGGTTTTGAATTAAATGTTCAAATCAAAAACACCATTACAAATGTTGTAGAAAGATATGTAGCAAGAAATCCACAAGGTACTGAGCAAACGATTTCAAGTTTGATCCTTGAACCAAACATTCCACCTACTATTAGTAGCTTTACAGCTACTCCAAATGGTAGTGTAATCGTAGGTACTAATATCGCTTTAAATGCAGTTGCTACTGATGTAGCTCCTGGTACAATAGCATCTGTTAAGTTCTACCATAACGGAACTTTAATTTCAACTGATGCATCTTCACCTTATGATGCAACTTTTGCAGCTGTTGCAGGTGCAAATAGTTTCATTGCAAGAGCTTTTGATAACTTAGGTGATTCTACAACTTCTTCTACGATTACTGTAACAGGTGGTGCTAATCAAGCTCCAACTATTTCAGTTGTTGCTGCACCTTCTCCAGCTATTGTTGGTGATAACGTAACTATAACAGCTACTGCTGCAGATGCTGATGGAACGGTTTCTCAGGTAGAATTTTTTGTAGATAACGTTTCTATAGGTATTGATAATTCTTCTCCTTTTACTTTTAACTGGCTTGCCGTATTGGGAAGTCATAACATTAAAGGAGTTGCTACAGATAATTTAAATGCTACAACAACTTCTTCTATTATTTCTATTAATGTTGTTGCGAATACACCTCCAACCGCTGCAATTACTTCACCAGTGACTGGCGCTTCTTTCACAGCACCTGCGGTAGTAACTATAAATGCTACTGCAACTGATGTGGATGGAACTGTAACTCAGGTTGAATTTTTTGTAAATAATATTTCTGTTGGAGTTGATGCTACTTCACCGTATTCATTCAATTGGACAAGTGTTATTGGAGCTGCAAGTCTTACTGTTAAATCTACTGATAATAAAGGAGCAATAACTACTTCTGCTCCAGTTTTACTTACTATAGCAGATCCATTAGCTTTACCATATAGAGTGAATACTTTAGTTCAAACTTGTCTTCCAACAACTTTTAACATTCCGGTTTCAGCTGTTGACGCTGTTGACAACGTTATAGGTTATGACATCGTTATGTTTTATGATAAAACAAGGGTTTCTCCTACTGGTACCATTACTGTTAGAAATGTATTGGTAGATTCATTAATTGTTGATGCATCTAATAGTATTGATGAAAATGTTGGAAGAATAAACATTTCACTTTTCTTCAATGGTACAGCGCCTTCTAACGCAGAATTTAATGGAGTTGGTAAGATAGTTGATGTTGAATTTTCAAAAACATCAGGTTTTGCAAATGTTGATACAGCGGTATTTACTGTTTCTTCACTTCAAGAAAGTTATATTACTGGTGTAGCTACTAAACCTGTTGAATCAGGTAAGTACATCACTTACAGAGATAGCTTATTTACTTCTTCTTTAAAATTTTGGGCTGACAATAGTCCAATTAAATATAATGCAGCATTACCTAATGATTATTTAGTGACGAATATTTTTGGAAATAACGGTGCGTGTACAAATAAATCATTAACTTCTGTTCAACCAGATTTAACAGGTAATTTTACTTACAATATATTAAATGGATTAGATGTAATGATTGAGAGAGATATTCTTTCTGGTACTAGCGTACAACCCATCGTTAATGGATTTGATGCATTACAAGTAAGAAAATTACTTATCAATGATCCAAGTTTTATTCCTACGATTTTCCAAATGATTGCTATGGATGTAAATGCTGATGGAGTAATTAGTTCAGGTGATTTATCTCAAATCAATCAAAGAGCTGTGTTAATTTTACCTGAGTACAGACAAGCTTGGAATTATACCAATGGTGGCGTATCAAATGGTCAACCTTCAAAAGACTGGTTATTCATAGATGCAGCTACTTTGGCAAATGATAATCATTACAAAATATCACCAACTTTTCCTTTAGATAATGGTGTAGGATTCTCTAAATACAGAGTACCGGTTGTTCCATTTTGCTTACCAGTAACAGTTCAAAATGCTGCTTCTTGCCCTTTGATTTCTAGTGAAACTTATAAAGGTATTGCTTTAGGAGACGTAAATGGTAATTACCAAAACATTCTTAATAACGGTACACTTAGAAGCAAAGAAAAAATTGTTTTTGATTTAGCTCATGCTGTTACTGTTGATAATATTATTGAAATACCAGTTTCTTTCTTATCTGCTAATTCAGTTTATGCACTTGATTTTTCTATGCAATTTAATGAAAGAAAATTAACTTTCAATTCAATGGTTAATCATTCATCTGCTATTCAAGCTTTAGATTATTTTAATACAGTAGATCAAACGTTGAGATTTACTTCTAACAGTTTATTACAATATAATGTTGATAAACCAATAGTTTCTGTTCGTTTTAATTTGAATAAAGGAGAAGTAACTACTAAAGATTTATATTCTCTAGTTGGTTATTTAAATGGAGATGTTGTTGATGTAGAAGTTTTAGATGTTTCTACGGGTACAAACAATGATACTAAAGTTATAAATACTGAGGTGTATCCAAATCCTACTAGCGGAATGTTAAATATATTCGTTACTGAAGATGCGAACATCCAAATTCTTGATGTTAATGGTAAACAAATATACATGCAAGGAAATGTTTTAGCAAATAAAGTATTTGAAACCAATGTATCTAATCTTCCAAATGGAGTTTATATCATCAAATTTTTTAACAATAATTTCGTATCAACGAAAAAAGTTGTTATCAGTAAATAAAATTTAAACACCCCGTTTAAGTTTTATTTTTTCTCCCAAATAAGACTAAAGGCTGCTATCGTTAAGATTGCAGCCTTTTTTTATGTCTTGTCGTAATTGTGAAATGTTGAGAGATTCACTTTTACATAACATGAAATCTTATTTCCATATCCAATTCAAGGCTTGGTAACAATTTAATAATATTCTCTAAACACAAATTTAATGTTGGATTTCAAATAATTCTTTCAGATCATATTAATCTTGCAACTATTTATAATTAGAATCAAAATGGCGATACTCGGTTCATTGTTACAAAGTACAATACACTTTGGCGAAACAATTAGAAAAAGAATAATTCCTACTCATGATTCGGTGCAACAAGAAGCTGTGCTTACCAAACTCATTTTGAAAGCTAAACACACTGCATTTGGTAGACAATATGATTTTGAGGGTATTGTTAGATCGGCTCATGTTGGAGAAGTAAGTTTATACGACCAATTTAAAGAAACAGTTCCTATTCATGATTACAATAAGATTTATAATGAATGGTGGAAGTATGGTCTTCTGGGTTATAAAAATATATGTTGGCCGGGAAGAATTAAATATTATGCATTGAGTTCAGGAACTTCTGAGGCATCTACAAAATACATTCCATTAACAAAGGATATGTTTAATGCCATTAGAAAGGCCAGCATCAGACAGATCTTTTCCTTATCTAATTTTAAATTGGAATCTAAAATTTTCGAATCAGGTATTTTAATGCTTGGTGGTTGTACTGAATTGAATCAATCTACTTCATATTATGAAGGTGATTTGTCAGGTATTCAAGCTTCAAAACTTCCTTTTTGGTTCCAACTTTTTTATAAGCCAGGAAAAAAAATTGCTTCAAATAAAGATTGGGAGAATAAACTTACAGAAATTACTAGAAATGCAAAAAATTGGGACATTGGAATCATAGTTGGTGTACCTGCTTGGATTCAAATTTTAATGGAGAAGATTATTGCCTACTATAATGTTGAAACCATTCATGACATTTGGCCGAATTTAAAAATTTATGTACACGGAGGTGTAAGTTTCGAGCCATATCGTAAGGGTTTCGAAAAATTATTGTCAGAACCTTTGTTATATATTGAGACCTATCTTGCTTCAGAAGGTTTTATTGCTTTTCAAAAGTATCCCAATCAAATTGGAATGTCATTAGTATTGGATAATGGAATATTTTACGAGTTCGTCCCATTTGATGAGTCTAATTTTACATCTGATGGAACAATAAAAGAATCTGCCGAAACTAAATTATTAGGAGAAGTATCCATAGGTGTAGAATATGCGCTATTAATAAGTACTTGCACAGGCGCTTGGAGGTATTTGTTAGGTGATGTCGTCAAATTTGTTTCAGCGAATGAAATAATCATTACAGGAAGAACCAAGCAATTTATTAGTCTTTGTGGTGAGCACCTATCCATTGATAATATGAATCGCGCTATTATGCAAGTTTCAAATCAATTTAACATTACTATTTCAGAATTCACTGTAGTAGGTGTACCTTATGATTCTCTCTTTGCACATCATTGGTATATCGGTACGGATGATGTTGTAAGTAAAGATCAATTAAAAGAAGCCTTAGATGCAGCTTTAATGGAATTGAATGATGATTATGCGGTAGAACGATCTGCTGCTTTGAAAGAAATATTGATTGATGTCATTCCTACTTCATATTTTTATGAATGGATGGAGTCATTAGGTAAATCAGGAGGACAGCATAAGGTACCAAGAGTTTTGAAGAATAGGAATTGGGAAAGCTGGAAATCTTTTTTAGGAAGTAAAGGAATTCATTAATAAATCCTTGTTTTTTAATTTGTGAATGACTCTATTTGCATTATGAACTTTAAGCAATAGATTCAATAGTTTCCAAATTGAAAAACTATCTCTTAGCTGTTAAAATATCGGAGGTATATTTTAATGGGAATTCAATAATTTTAGGATTCATTTCTGAGGATATTGATTTTTGATCTAATAGATCTAAAATAGTGATGGCTAGTTGACTTTGAGTAATCGTTTGTTTTGTTTTAATTTCTCCTTGTGCCTGCCAATCCGGACCCATAATTGCAAGCCATGATTCTTCAGATCCCTTGGTGAACATATTGTGTTTATGCCAAGTTTTTGTTTTATTGCCGCGTCCATGATCAGTAGTTATGATGATTGAAGTATTATTTTTATAATTGGGATCAGTCTGAATGAAATACCATAATTCTGAAATCAGTTTATCGATCATGGCTATATGACTTAAATATTCATCGTATTTTTTGTCATGCGCTGCTTCATCTGTTTCACCGAATCCCAATAAAACAACTTTAGGATGATTTTTGATAATATAATCTTTGGCTTCAATAAATGTCAATACATCTTCTCTGGTGCATTTATCATTTGAGATCATTTTTTGAAATGAGGAAATGCGATAATTATCATTGAATGAACCCGTTTGGCTTTTATTGTATCCGCAACTTAATGGCAATTGATTTCGTTTTGTATTTAATATATAAGGAAAAAGTTCCCAGGAAGTGAATGCGACTACATGACCTTTGTAAGGTTCTTTTTCATTTAACTGTTCTAAGATATTAGGATTTCGATTCCATCTCGAACGGTTCGAAAAAATTTGTAAATCTGGATTTCCAGATAATATTTCATTATATCCTGGATAAGATATTTTATATAAGTTTTCAACGTTGACTTGATTATCAAAATTTCTATTTCCATAGATATTTCCCTTCTTTGCTATCGTATTCCAAAAGAATGGCATTAATCTCTTTCTTCTTAGTTCTTCTGTTTGTTCCCAATAAAGTTCTTTGGTCAGTGTAGTATCTTCAGTATAATTTATATCGTGGATTAGCAAAGAATCCGTTCCTCTGAAGATTTCTTGCCAACGCAGTCCATCAATGGTCACAATAAATACATTTTTTGTATTTTTATCAAGATGTTGTGCAATGATGAAGTTAGGAATAATAATTAAAGCAAAATAGATCCAGACTTTCAATACGTTTAATTTTGACACAAATCTATAGGATCAATGTTAATTGAATTTTAAGGCAATATTATTGTAATATTATATTATGAAATTATTTAATATGATTCATTAATGTTGCTAAAGACCTATACAGTAAGCCTTCAGCTATATTATTTGGAATAGCAATTCCACGTT harbors:
- a CDS encoding GH3 auxin-responsive promoter family protein — protein: MAILGSLLQSTIHFGETIRKRIIPTHDSVQQEAVLTKLILKAKHTAFGRQYDFEGIVRSAHVGEVSLYDQFKETVPIHDYNKIYNEWWKYGLLGYKNICWPGRIKYYALSSGTSEASTKYIPLTKDMFNAIRKASIRQIFSLSNFKLESKIFESGILMLGGCTELNQSTSYYEGDLSGIQASKLPFWFQLFYKPGKKIASNKDWENKLTEITRNAKNWDIGIIVGVPAWIQILMEKIIAYYNVETIHDIWPNLKIYVHGGVSFEPYRKGFEKLLSEPLLYIETYLASEGFIAFQKYPNQIGMSLVLDNGIFYEFVPFDESNFTSDGTIKESAETKLLGEVSIGVEYALLISTCTGAWRYLLGDVVKFVSANEIIITGRTKQFISLCGEHLSIDNMNRAIMQVSNQFNITISEFTVVGVPYDSLFAHHWYIGTDDVVSKDQLKEALDAALMELNDDYAVERSAALKEILIDVIPTSYFYEWMESLGKSGGQHKVPRVLKNRNWESWKSFLGSKGIH
- a CDS encoding alkaline phosphatase family protein — its product is MKVWIYFALIIIPNFIIAQHLDKNTKNVFIVTIDGLRWQEIFRGTDSLLIHDINYTEDTTLTKELYWEQTEELRRKRLMPFFWNTIAKKGNIYGNRNFDNQVNVENLYKISYPGYNEILSGNPDLQIFSNRSRWNRNPNILEQLNEKEPYKGHVVAFTSWELFPYILNTKRNQLPLSCGYNKSQTGSFNDNYRISSFQKMISNDKCTREDVLTFIEAKDYIIKNHPKVVLLGFGETDEAAHDKKYDEYLSHIAMIDKLISELWYFIQTDPNYKNNTSIIITTDHGRGNKTKTWHKHNMFTKGSEESWLAIMGPDWQAQGEIKTKQTITQSQLAITILDLLDQKSISSEMNPKIIEFPLKYTSDILTAKR